A single genomic interval of Stieleria maiorica harbors:
- a CDS encoding 2Fe-2S iron-sulfur cluster-binding protein → MPKLTVDGVGTFDVAEGKRLVQALVQDAQTDQLHACGGVAKCTTCRVQFTDGEPPTMTEAERDTLAVREINAEGVRLSCQIQCDHDMSVKLISRLEGSGRKDQGSPVADTIQPEPVWIKKDA, encoded by the coding sequence ATGCCAAAATTAACTGTCGACGGTGTGGGCACCTTTGATGTCGCCGAAGGGAAACGTCTGGTCCAGGCACTCGTCCAGGATGCCCAAACGGATCAACTGCACGCGTGCGGGGGCGTGGCAAAATGTACCACGTGCCGCGTCCAGTTCACCGACGGCGAACCCCCAACAATGACGGAGGCCGAGCGGGACACGTTGGCGGTGCGTGAAATCAACGCCGAAGGTGTCCGATTGAGCTGCCAAATTCAATGCGACCACGACATGAGTGTCAAGCTGATCAGCCGCTTGGAAGGAAGCGGCCGCAAAGACCAGGGATCGCCCGTCGCCGACACGATTCAACCCGAACCGGTCTGGATCAAGAAAGACGCCTAA